Proteins encoded together in one candidate division WOR-3 bacterium window:
- the murI gene encoding glutamate racemase, whose protein sequence is MESPIGIFDSGIGGLTVVKAVRKILPREDIIYLGDTARLPYGTKSIDAIIQFSLEDTQFLVDRGAKYVVIACYSSASVALDMIRKEFSIPVIGVIRPGVRRAMHVAKTGKIGVIGTSLTIYSGAYEKAFKEEGAQAEILGRSCPLFVPLVEEGWLDHEVTRLVAQEYLEPLKKDNVDTLLLGCTHYPLLLKAIKAIMGDINYVDASAEVGSELAKSLKELDMENPRGTGSTAIYLTDLSMNYKEIGERFLGEPMKNFSRVSLRSRAK, encoded by the coding sequence ATGGAAAGTCCCATTGGAATTTTTGATTCAGGTATTGGCGGATTGACCGTAGTGAAAGCAGTAAGAAAGATCCTACCCCGTGAAGACATTATCTATCTGGGAGATACGGCGCGCTTGCCATATGGAACCAAATCAATCGACGCTATAATTCAATTTTCACTTGAGGACACTCAATTCCTGGTTGATCGCGGTGCAAAGTATGTAGTCATAGCGTGCTATTCGTCTGCTTCAGTAGCGCTCGATATGATCAGAAAGGAATTCTCAATACCCGTGATCGGTGTAATACGTCCAGGCGTTCGCAGGGCAATGCACGTGGCGAAGACCGGCAAGATCGGTGTAATTGGAACATCGCTGACCATTTATAGCGGTGCTTATGAGAAGGCTTTCAAGGAGGAAGGCGCACAGGCTGAGATATTGGGCCGATCATGTCCGCTGTTCGTGCCCTTGGTAGAAGAAGGATGGCTCGATCATGAGGTCACGAGGCTTGTTGCTCAGGAATACCTTGAGCCGCTCAAGAAAGATAATGTTGATACATTACTCCTGGGATGCACCCATTATCCGCTCTTGCTTAAGGCAATCAAAGCAATTATGGGCGATATCAACTACGTGGATGCATCGGCTGAAGTAGGTTCAGAACTGGCGAAGAGTTTGAAGGAATTGGATATGGAGAACCCCAGGGGTACGGGCAGCACAGCCATTTACCTGACCGACCTTTCAATGAATTACAAAGAAATAGGTGAACGCTTTTTGGGTGAGCCAATGAAGAACTTCTCTCGTGTTTCCCTGAGGAGTCGTGCAAAGTGA
- a CDS encoding N-acetylmuramoyl-L-alanine amidase, producing MTLLLLSLLCFVPNKYRLTYEETSIVLEPERFELHDYVSLKSVAELLGLGYIMDNTTQQLHLTQGGRRFLLIPDIRTIEYGNHYYHLPFAPVYRNGEVYFPVQLITTTLGSAFEKLIFIKSVTEIPIINKISLLSRADSTVVKFTWTGYIDFDVRFSTRLAIIEIDGIYKEKPTLKPKGAVTDAKLTPHNTYTSIEMALEGVNSVIERDDEVVFFNKVSKKVALIVLDAGHGGIDPGAVGKKGLYEKDVNLAICKMLRDVVEDSLKIRVILSRDRDVYLSLKERTNIANRNAADIFVSIHCNAHLKGAPRSGFETYFLSDAKTSEERAVAALENASLKFDNLVMPNGDLSFILYDLAQSAFLDESNHLAENIQISAEKHLKIPSRGVKQAGFYVLNGAFMPAVLVECAFISNPAEEKMLRQKNFQKELAFCIYRGIKSYIEDYERRLNN from the coding sequence ATGACATTGCTGCTGCTTTCATTGTTATGTTTTGTCCCGAATAAGTACAGGCTTACGTATGAAGAAACAAGCATAGTACTCGAGCCCGAGAGATTCGAGCTGCATGATTACGTTTCTCTTAAGTCTGTTGCCGAATTATTGGGTCTTGGCTATATCATGGATAATACCACCCAGCAGCTTCATCTTACCCAAGGAGGCCGCAGGTTTTTGCTCATTCCGGACATAAGGACAATAGAATATGGCAATCACTACTATCATTTGCCTTTTGCCCCGGTCTACCGAAACGGCGAGGTCTATTTCCCCGTACAATTGATCACCACGACGCTGGGCAGCGCCTTCGAGAAACTGATTTTTATCAAAAGTGTGACCGAAATACCAATAATCAACAAGATTTCATTGCTTTCCCGGGCTGATTCGACCGTTGTTAAGTTTACCTGGACTGGATATATCGATTTTGATGTTCGTTTCTCGACACGACTGGCAATAATAGAGATCGACGGGATCTACAAAGAAAAGCCAACGCTCAAACCAAAGGGCGCAGTGACTGACGCGAAACTCACGCCGCACAACACGTACACTTCTATAGAGATGGCCCTGGAGGGCGTCAATTCGGTTATCGAGAGGGACGATGAAGTCGTATTCTTCAACAAGGTGAGTAAGAAGGTGGCGTTGATCGTCCTCGACGCGGGTCATGGAGGCATTGATCCTGGGGCGGTGGGTAAGAAGGGTTTGTACGAAAAGGATGTCAACCTGGCAATATGCAAAATGCTGAGAGATGTCGTTGAAGATTCTCTTAAGATACGAGTCATTCTGAGCCGCGACCGGGATGTCTATCTTTCGCTGAAGGAACGCACCAACATAGCAAATCGCAACGCTGCAGATATCTTTGTGAGCATACACTGCAATGCGCATTTGAAGGGCGCACCGCGAAGTGGCTTCGAAACGTACTTCCTGTCGGACGCGAAAACCAGCGAGGAACGAGCAGTCGCCGCACTGGAGAATGCTTCGCTCAAATTCGATAACCTTGTGATGCCCAATGGTGACCTTAGCTTCATCCTATACGACCTTGCACAAAGCGCCTTCCTGGACGAATCGAATCATCTTGCCGAGAATATCCAGATCTCTGCAGAGAAACACCTGAAAATACCTTCAAGAGGAGTGAAACAGGCAGGTTTCTATGTTCTTAATGGTGCCTTCATGCCGGCTGTATTGGTTGAATGCGCATTCATTTCTAATCCTGCCGAAGAGAAAATGCTGCGACAGAAGAATTTCCAGAAAGAACTGGCTTTCTGCATATATCGAGGCATAAAGAGTTATATCGAAGATTACGAGAGGAGGTTGAACAATTGA
- the smpB gene encoding SsrA-binding protein SmpB, whose protein sequence is MKIVANNRKALHDFHVLESYEAGLVLSGSEVKSLRQGMVSISDAYGHISDGEVYVFNLHITNYKYSSTGKLDPKRKRKVLLNKKEIKKLYGLVQQRGNTLIPLKIYFTDRGYAKMQIGVCRRKRLYDKKEKILRKEEERKIAKARKVLR, encoded by the coding sequence GTGAAAATTGTGGCTAATAATCGCAAGGCACTGCATGATTTCCACGTTCTTGAATCATACGAGGCAGGACTGGTGCTTTCTGGCAGTGAAGTGAAATCTCTACGCCAGGGAATGGTGTCGATAAGTGATGCGTATGGTCATATCAGCGATGGTGAAGTATACGTATTCAATTTGCACATTACGAATTACAAGTATAGCAGTACAGGCAAGTTAGACCCAAAACGAAAGCGGAAGGTTCTTCTGAATAAGAAGGAGATCAAGAAGCTGTACGGTTTGGTGCAGCAGCGCGGAAATACGTTGATCCCGCTTAAGATATATTTTACAGATAGGGGATATGCCAAAATGCAGATTGGCGTGTGCCGGCGCAAACGCCTGTATGACAAGAAAGAGAAGATACTCAGAAAAGAAGAAGAAAGAAAGATTGCCAAAGCCAGGAAAGTGCTGCGATGA
- the ftsE gene encoding cell division ATP-binding protein FtsE, with protein MISFDKVSKIYQKDWVALQDITFDVGKGEFVFICGSTGAGKTTLLKMIYKDEEPTRGAIKVLNQNLKDLRKREIPKFRRKIGVVFQDFKLLQDRTLEENVAFSLEVTDTPPREIRKKLMETLTYLRLSHKKYAFPYQLSGGEQQKVAIARALVRDPYILLADEPTGNLDARSSEDITNILLDINYRGTTVLMATHSISLVKKMKKRMLRIEDCRLVQDK; from the coding sequence ATGATTTCCTTTGATAAGGTATCAAAGATCTATCAAAAGGATTGGGTCGCGCTTCAGGACATCACTTTCGATGTTGGAAAAGGTGAATTCGTCTTCATTTGCGGTTCAACCGGCGCCGGTAAAACCACGCTTCTTAAGATGATATACAAAGATGAAGAGCCGACTCGCGGTGCCATTAAGGTATTAAACCAGAATCTCAAGGATTTAAGAAAAAGAGAAATTCCTAAATTTCGTCGAAAAATCGGCGTTGTTTTCCAGGATTTTAAACTACTGCAGGACCGTACCCTTGAGGAAAATGTTGCTTTCTCCCTTGAGGTCACGGACACACCACCCCGCGAGATAAGAAAGAAACTCATGGAAACCCTTACTTACCTTCGGCTCAGCCATAAGAAGTACGCTTTTCCTTACCAATTATCGGGCGGCGAACAGCAAAAAGTCGCCATCGCACGTGCTCTGGTCAGGGACCCGTACATATTGCTGGCTGATGAACCTACTGGCAATCTCGACGCAAGAAGCTCCGAAGATATAACAAACATCCTTCTCGATATCAATTACAGAGGCACAACGGTTCTCATGGCGACCCATAGCATCAGTCTCGTGAAGAAAATGAAGAAAAGAATGCTCAGGATCGAAGATTGCCGTCTTGTTCAGGATAAATAG
- a CDS encoding ABC transporter permease, protein MSLRIGIREGVRTITRNASLFLLSLLVAAISLFLLALFSLVTVNLYKSIELLDEKIEIIVFLDRTANAQSLKENIEKINGVDQVIYVSSEQALADLKNELEDTEEILNVFEENPLPASFRVKLKSSFRNAQGLEEISDKIMLLSGIEETLYGGELVDQLKKVTRIIVMFDLGLLLIIIFSVIFVIFQTIKLTIFARSTEIEIMKLVGASNGFIAVPFTFEGIVQGFVGGIIAFLLTLVTYRVAGFFFGNLYFPHWWFLLGTIVGGILFGIIGSGIAVRRFLK, encoded by the coding sequence ATGTCTCTACGCATTGGCATAAGAGAAGGTGTCCGGACAATAACGCGCAACGCTTCTCTCTTCTTGTTATCGCTGCTGGTTGCCGCCATATCGCTATTCTTGTTGGCACTATTTTCGCTGGTTACGGTAAATCTATACAAATCGATCGAACTCCTCGATGAAAAGATCGAGATAATTGTTTTTCTCGACAGAACCGCCAATGCACAGAGCCTTAAAGAAAATATCGAAAAGATAAATGGTGTCGATCAGGTAATTTATGTCTCCTCAGAACAAGCGCTTGCGGATCTGAAAAACGAGCTGGAGGATACCGAAGAGATATTGAACGTCTTCGAGGAAAATCCTCTGCCTGCATCATTTCGCGTAAAATTAAAAAGCAGTTTTCGTAATGCTCAAGGGCTAGAAGAGATTAGCGACAAGATCATGCTGCTATCAGGTATAGAAGAAACACTGTATGGTGGTGAGCTCGTGGACCAGTTGAAAAAAGTCACCAGGATTATCGTCATGTTTGACCTCGGATTGCTACTCATCATCATATTCTCGGTCATCTTTGTCATTTTCCAGACAATAAAACTTACAATATTCGCCCGTTCCACCGAGATTGAAATAATGAAGCTAGTAGGGGCTTCCAATGGATTCATCGCCGTACCGTTCACGTTTGAAGGCATAGTCCAGGGTTTCGTCGGTGGCATAATTGCCTTCCTGCTGACCTTAGTCACTTATCGCGTAGCAGGATTTTTCTTTGGTAATCTCTATTTTCCGCACTGGTGGTTCTTGCTTGGTACTATAGTAGGTGGAATATTGTTCGGAATCATCGGTTCCGGTATTGCCGTAAGGAGATTTCTAAAATGA
- a CDS encoding peptidoglycan DD-metalloendopeptidase family protein — protein MKILIILICLFSQLAEKQEELNQLKTKLNTVRQEIKELEKQKVGTLTHIDKIDEGINLTIKYIDELNAQEALEKSKVAELEMEIARLESKMRLKKSDMQTRIVRLYKWKPFYKMNLLFSTKSLPQILSSSYYLQLLAKEDQRAFFEFEQDWKRYLLDKELRKELILTLEGRKRDKEDELSKLNDERNKKNQILTEVAKKEDKKRALEKELKSAQRKLEELIVSLERQREKISTGTNYLETNRGKLSWPCRGNIVTNFGKVIHPKYNTTTKNNGIDISTNYGDNVYAVAPGKVVYADRFMGYGNLVLVDHLDGYYSLYGHLAEMLVNTGDEITGGRIIGRVGESGSLSGPILHFELRKDGKPVDPIAYLD, from the coding sequence ATGAAAATACTAATAATTCTCATTTGTTTGTTCTCACAACTTGCCGAGAAACAAGAAGAACTCAATCAACTGAAAACCAAATTGAATACTGTCCGGCAGGAAATCAAGGAACTGGAAAAACAAAAAGTCGGCACACTGACACACATAGATAAAATCGACGAGGGCATCAACCTCACGATTAAATACATCGATGAATTGAACGCCCAGGAAGCTCTCGAAAAATCAAAGGTTGCCGAGTTGGAGATGGAGATCGCGCGCCTCGAATCAAAAATGCGTCTGAAAAAAAGCGATATGCAGACGCGCATTGTCCGCCTCTACAAATGGAAACCGTTCTACAAAATGAACCTTCTCTTCTCCACAAAATCACTGCCCCAGATCCTCTCCTCCTCTTACTATCTGCAGCTTCTCGCAAAGGAAGACCAGCGTGCATTTTTTGAATTCGAACAAGACTGGAAGCGCTACCTCCTGGATAAAGAATTGCGAAAAGAATTGATCCTGACACTCGAGGGAAGGAAACGCGACAAGGAAGACGAACTGTCGAAATTGAACGACGAACGTAATAAGAAAAACCAGATCCTCACCGAAGTGGCAAAGAAAGAAGACAAGAAACGCGCGCTCGAAAAGGAATTGAAGAGCGCACAGCGCAAGCTCGAAGAATTGATCGTCTCCCTCGAACGACAGCGCGAAAAAATCAGCACCGGTACAAATTATCTCGAAACGAACCGTGGAAAATTGTCCTGGCCTTGCCGGGGCAATATCGTGACGAACTTCGGGAAGGTCATACACCCGAAGTACAACACAACAACCAAGAATAACGGAATCGATATCAGCACCAACTACGGTGACAACGTCTACGCCGTGGCACCCGGTAAGGTCGTCTACGCAGATCGCTTCATGGGATACGGAAATCTCGTGCTCGTTGATCATCTCGACGGCTATTACTCACTATACGGGCATCTGGCGGAAATGCTGGTCAACACCGGTGACGAAATTACCGGAGGACGTATAATCGGCCGCGTGGGCGAAAGCGGCTCATTATCCGGTCCGATACTACACTTTGAGTTGCGTAAAGACGGCAAGCCTGTCGACCCGATAGCATATTTAGACTAA
- a CDS encoding tRNA (adenine-N1)-methyltransferase: MDEQAKNLIKEKDLVMLYLDDRRQFLVQVVSGLRVSTDHGDLHLNQIIGQPFGFVGKTHLGRDFYCLKPSTADLMMKVKRTTTIVYPKDLGYLLLETSVGPGSRVIELGTGSGALTLVLAKLVAPDGIVYSYDRRDDFIDNAKRNLTHVGYERNVEFTCADVAQVGFSQTEVDAVFIDVPEPWDIVPKAYEALKGGHHLVSWSPNVEQVKRTIDALTACNFKCIRAKEIIEREMLVRLQGVRPRERGITHTAYLIRAQKILDVKHQE; encoded by the coding sequence ATGGACGAGCAAGCGAAGAACCTCATCAAGGAAAAGGACCTGGTCATGTTGTATCTCGACGACCGCAGGCAGTTTTTGGTACAGGTCGTGTCGGGATTGAGAGTGTCGACCGATCACGGAGATCTGCATCTAAATCAAATCATTGGCCAGCCATTTGGCTTTGTAGGAAAAACACATCTCGGCAGGGATTTCTATTGTTTGAAACCGAGCACGGCTGACCTGATGATGAAAGTGAAGAGAACGACCACAATTGTATATCCAAAAGACCTTGGCTATTTGCTGCTGGAAACCTCGGTTGGTCCCGGGTCCCGGGTCATAGAACTGGGAACGGGCAGTGGCGCGCTCACCCTTGTTCTGGCAAAATTGGTCGCCCCGGATGGTATCGTGTATAGCTATGACCGGCGTGATGATTTCATCGATAACGCGAAGAGGAATCTGACCCATGTCGGTTACGAGAGGAATGTCGAATTTACGTGTGCCGATGTTGCCCAGGTAGGATTTTCACAGACCGAAGTGGACGCGGTATTCATAGATGTGCCTGAACCGTGGGATATAGTGCCTAAGGCTTACGAGGCACTGAAGGGCGGCCATCATCTGGTCAGCTGGAGTCCTAACGTAGAACAGGTTAAAAGAACAATTGATGCCCTTACAGCATGTAATTTCAAATGCATTCGAGCCAAGGAGATTATCGAGCGCGAAATGCTCGTTCGCTTGCAGGGCGTGAGACCGCGTGAACGCGGCATTACACACACGGCATACCTTATACGAGCACAGAAGATTCTTGATGTTAAGCATCAAGAGTAA
- a CDS encoding aminotransferase class I/II-fold pyridoxal phosphate-dependent enzyme yields the protein MKPFQVHLFSEEGRIPESVPPEPSFVYGNKRYLNFLHMDCLHMKNSEYLRETARMNIEARGIVPTDSRAEIMANLQGVMREVKRLESLLFFPDEVSMMFALVSIFGPKTTFFVDYESSSSLLNVLQYRNIEYYDFRDLDQLRRLLGAHAEKVMFVDGIYDWLGNISPANELVRIAHENECVIVANELSSFGLLGREGRGFVDLCNAYEDINIDIGSFSKYLGGFGCYLGSKKYMINKIRENVGHITDFAPQFMLAVNLAGLEMIKETGRNKERYNKIWKNSRYFITNLKQMGFKTVSETPLAVVVFGNNEEAGEFTKKLIDEQVIAAQKKERIRLCLSVEHSKEDLDFCLHKFEIIGNALGIVKT from the coding sequence ATGAAACCATTTCAAGTACATCTATTCAGTGAGGAAGGCAGGATTCCAGAGTCGGTTCCGCCTGAACCGTCGTTTGTGTACGGAAACAAGCGGTATCTAAATTTCCTCCATATGGATTGTTTGCATATGAAGAATAGTGAATATCTGCGAGAAACCGCGCGAATGAATATCGAAGCCAGGGGCATTGTACCCACTGATTCGCGGGCCGAGATAATGGCAAATCTACAAGGCGTCATGCGCGAGGTGAAGAGACTTGAGTCTTTGCTCTTTTTCCCGGACGAGGTTTCGATGATGTTCGCACTTGTCTCGATTTTTGGCCCGAAAACCACGTTCTTTGTCGACTACGAAAGTTCATCGAGCTTGCTTAATGTACTACAGTATCGAAATATCGAATACTACGATTTCCGAGATCTTGATCAGCTCCGCAGGTTGCTCGGTGCTCACGCCGAAAAAGTTATGTTCGTAGACGGGATATACGATTGGCTGGGCAACATCAGTCCGGCAAATGAATTAGTGAGGATAGCCCACGAGAATGAGTGTGTAATTGTCGCCAATGAGTTGAGTTCTTTTGGACTCCTCGGCCGTGAGGGCAGGGGTTTTGTAGATCTATGTAATGCATACGAAGATATCAATATCGACATTGGTAGCTTCAGTAAATACCTGGGAGGCTTCGGCTGCTATCTCGGGTCGAAGAAGTATATGATCAACAAAATAAGAGAGAATGTTGGACACATTACTGATTTCGCTCCTCAGTTCATGCTTGCGGTGAATCTTGCGGGTCTGGAAATGATAAAGGAGACTGGCAGAAACAAGGAGAGGTACAACAAAATATGGAAGAATAGCCGGTATTTCATTACGAATTTGAAACAGATGGGATTTAAGACGGTGAGCGAGACACCGCTTGCTGTCGTTGTTTTCGGTAACAATGAAGAAGCCGGTGAATTCACCAAAAAACTGATCGACGAGCAGGTCATTGCGGCGCAGAAAAAAGAACGTATCAGGCTATGTCTGTCAGTTGAACACAGCAAAGAGGATCTTGATTTTTGTCTGCACAAGTTTGAAATCATAGGAAATGCACTTGGTATTGTCAAAACCTGA
- the secA gene encoding preprotein translocase subunit SecA — translation MIQKVLGKIFGTKTTRELKELWPTVDKINAFYEQYKDVDLTEKTEEFKKRIQDGEPLDDVMPEAFALVKESCRRLLGKKWQVVDIETEWNMLPFDVQLIGAIVLHQGKIAEMKTGEGKTLVATMPLYLNGLTGKGAHLITVNDYLARRDREWMGPVYESLGMTVGVLQQGIEQEERINAYKCDITYGTNNEFGFDYLRDNMVWRFEDKVQRGHHYAIVDEVDSILVDEARTPLIISGPVEHETKAYNELNPIVQRLNSTQTVFVNRVVAEAKKLLDEGEEKEAAVKLLQARRGSPKNKQLLKLEQETGVKKLIEQVELGYLRDKSFAEVDDELYFVIDEKSNIVDLTEKGRQFISPKDPSMFVLPDLSEAIGGVDKDTHLTAKEKIFEKEKAYQDYARKNETLANLRALLKAYSLFEKDVEYVVQDDRVIIVDQFTGRLMPGRRYSDGLHQAIEAKERVRVQEETQTFATITIQNYFRMYEKLAGMTGTAATEANEFWQIYKLDVVEIPTKEPVRRIDYEDIVYRSKREKYNAIVEEIARWNEKKRPTLVGTTSVDVSEVLSRLLQRKGISHEVLNAKHHQREAVIVSRAGQPGSVTIATNMAGRGTDIKLGKGVVECKKCCFECLDEDCANCSHEEKKECLEDLPCGLYIIGTERHESRRIDNQLRGRSGRQGDPGSSRFYLSLEDNLMRIFGSDRVAEIMDRFGGEEQKPLTHPLVTRAIANAQKRVEENHFEVRKHLLEYDDVMNKQREVIYRIRDDVLLGKNLKDRVIKFFDDAIEDIIYKYTDAKTNPEEWDWEAIRGEFNLIFVTDITIPREKIPKMKQEELLDMLLDKAKEKLNWREQEFDPEIFNELLKFVILGTVDGKWRDHLYSLDALREGISLRAYGQKDPLIEYKHESFKMFDELQRDLARDLSGLVFRAQPRPGAARRRQPTPTREYKPSIGPQAAPEPVGAQVAAAHAGAAAPGQKGSAPVTVTKKVGRNDPCPCGSGKKYKKCCGRNVT, via the coding sequence ATGATACAAAAAGTCCTTGGAAAAATATTCGGCACTAAGACCACGCGTGAGCTAAAAGAGCTCTGGCCTACGGTTGATAAAATCAACGCGTTTTACGAGCAATACAAAGACGTTGACCTGACAGAAAAGACCGAAGAATTCAAAAAACGCATACAGGATGGCGAACCCCTGGATGATGTCATGCCTGAGGCGTTTGCGCTGGTCAAAGAATCCTGCCGACGTCTACTAGGTAAGAAATGGCAGGTTGTGGATATAGAGACCGAATGGAATATGCTGCCTTTTGATGTCCAGTTGATCGGTGCAATTGTTCTTCATCAGGGTAAGATCGCGGAGATGAAGACAGGTGAGGGCAAGACCTTGGTCGCAACCATGCCGTTGTATTTGAACGGCTTGACCGGCAAGGGCGCGCATTTGATCACGGTCAACGATTATCTTGCACGCCGCGACCGCGAGTGGATGGGTCCTGTGTACGAGTCGCTGGGTATGACCGTGGGTGTTCTCCAGCAGGGTATTGAGCAGGAGGAAAGGATCAACGCATATAAGTGCGATATTACATACGGCACCAATAACGAGTTCGGGTTTGATTATCTGCGTGACAACATGGTCTGGCGGTTTGAGGACAAGGTTCAGCGCGGCCATCACTATGCGATCGTCGACGAGGTTGACAGTATTCTTGTTGATGAGGCGCGGACGCCGCTCATAATATCCGGTCCGGTCGAGCATGAAACAAAGGCATACAATGAGCTCAATCCGATCGTGCAGCGTTTGAACTCGACGCAAACCGTTTTTGTCAATCGCGTGGTTGCCGAAGCGAAGAAACTGCTCGACGAAGGAGAAGAGAAAGAAGCGGCTGTAAAATTGCTGCAGGCACGCCGTGGTTCGCCGAAGAATAAACAGCTGCTGAAGCTCGAACAGGAAACGGGTGTGAAGAAACTTATTGAGCAGGTTGAATTGGGCTATTTGCGGGACAAGAGCTTTGCTGAGGTCGACGACGAATTGTACTTTGTTATCGATGAAAAGTCAAACATCGTGGATCTGACAGAGAAAGGCCGTCAATTTATCTCTCCGAAGGATCCGAGCATGTTCGTTTTGCCTGATCTGAGCGAGGCGATTGGCGGGGTAGATAAGGATACACATCTGACCGCGAAGGAAAAAATATTTGAGAAAGAAAAAGCTTATCAGGACTATGCCAGGAAGAACGAGACCCTGGCGAACCTCCGGGCCTTGCTCAAAGCATACTCGCTTTTTGAAAAGGATGTTGAGTATGTAGTACAGGACGACCGGGTAATAATCGTTGACCAGTTCACCGGCCGGTTGATGCCGGGCAGGCGCTACTCTGACGGATTGCATCAGGCCATCGAGGCAAAGGAAAGAGTGCGAGTGCAGGAAGAAACGCAGACATTTGCCACGATCACCATTCAGAATTATTTCCGTATGTATGAAAAGCTCGCGGGCATGACTGGTACTGCAGCGACCGAGGCCAACGAGTTCTGGCAGATCTACAAGTTGGATGTTGTCGAGATCCCTACCAAGGAACCCGTCCGCAGGATAGACTACGAAGATATCGTTTACCGCTCCAAGCGTGAGAAGTACAATGCGATCGTTGAGGAGATCGCCCGCTGGAACGAGAAGAAGCGACCGACCCTTGTGGGCACAACTTCGGTAGATGTCTCCGAGGTTTTGTCCAGATTGCTCCAGCGCAAGGGTATTTCACACGAAGTTCTCAACGCCAAGCATCACCAGCGTGAGGCAGTGATCGTTTCCAGGGCTGGGCAACCTGGCTCGGTAACGATCGCCACGAACATGGCTGGCCGCGGGACCGACATAAAATTGGGCAAGGGTGTTGTCGAGTGCAAAAAGTGTTGTTTCGAGTGTCTTGACGAGGACTGTGCTAACTGCTCGCATGAAGAAAAGAAGGAATGTTTGGAGGATTTGCCTTGCGGGCTTTATATCATCGGTACTGAGCGTCACGAATCCCGCCGTATTGACAACCAGTTGCGGGGTAGGAGTGGACGTCAGGGAGACCCTGGTTCATCCCGCTTCTATCTTTCATTGGAAGATAATCTCATGAGAATTTTTGGTTCAGATCGGGTTGCCGAGATAATGGACCGTTTCGGAGGAGAGGAGCAGAAGCCGTTGACGCATCCACTGGTGACGCGAGCCATAGCGAATGCCCAGAAGCGCGTTGAAGAAAACCATTTTGAGGTCAGAAAACACCTGTTGGAATACGACGATGTGATGAACAAACAGCGCGAGGTAATATACAGGATACGGGATGACGTGCTTTTGGGCAAGAATCTCAAGGACAGGGTAATCAAATTTTTTGATGACGCGATAGAAGATATCATATACAAATATACCGATGCGAAGACTAATCCAGAAGAGTGGGATTGGGAGGCTATCAGAGGCGAGTTCAATTTGATATTCGTGACCGATATCACGATCCCACGGGAGAAGATCCCGAAGATGAAACAGGAAGAACTGCTCGACATGCTTCTGGATAAGGCGAAAGAAAAACTGAACTGGCGTGAGCAGGAGTTTGATCCTGAGATATTCAATGAATTGTTGAAGTTTGTGATACTGGGAACGGTTGACGGAAAATGGCGTGACCATTTGTATTCGCTCGACGCGCTCAGGGAGGGTATCAGTCTACGTGCATACGGACAGAAAGATCCTCTGATCGAATACAAACATGAATCTTTCAAGATGTTTGATGAATTGCAGCGCGATCTTGCCAGGGATTTGTCGGGTCTTGTGTTCCGGGCACAGCCCAGGCCGGGCGCAGCAAGGAGACGGCAACCTACGCCAACACGCGAATATAAACCCAGCATAGGGCCACAAGCTGCGCCAGAGCCGGTCGGCGCGCAGGTGGCGGCAGCTCATGCCGGTGCCGCAGCACCGGGACAGAAGGGTTCTGCACCAGTTACAGTGACAAAAAAAGTCGGTAGAAACGATCCCTGTCCCTGCGGGAGCGGGAAGAAGTATAAAAAATGTTGTGGTAGGAATGTAACATGA
- a CDS encoding NYN domain-containing protein yields MKKKTRKRRKTTKNYAFIDSQNLNLAIREQGWILDFRKFRKYLQDKYSIMKAYLFIGYVAENQDMYTQLQKSGYILVFKPTLTLPSGTPKGNVDAELVLHAMIEYRNFSKALIVTGDGDFHCLVDFLSKNRKLMKLMIPNKRKFSSLYRKMMDNIVFMNGLRRKLAYVPKKKKKQK; encoded by the coding sequence ATGAAGAAGAAAACAAGAAAGCGCAGAAAAACAACAAAGAACTATGCCTTCATCGACAGCCAGAATCTTAATCTTGCCATTCGCGAGCAGGGGTGGATCCTCGATTTCCGGAAATTCAGGAAGTATCTGCAAGATAAATACAGTATCATGAAGGCGTACTTGTTCATAGGCTATGTTGCAGAAAACCAAGACATGTACACACAACTACAGAAGAGCGGCTACATATTAGTGTTCAAACCGACCTTGACTTTGCCGAGCGGAACGCCTAAAGGCAATGTTGACGCTGAACTTGTGCTGCACGCCATGATTGAATATAGGAACTTCTCTAAAGCACTTATTGTTACGGGCGATGGAGATTTTCATTGCCTTGTAGACTTTCTATCTAAAAACCGGAAACTAATGAAATTGATGATACCGAATAAGCGTAAATTCTCATCGTTATATCGGAAAATGATGGATAATATTGTGTTTATGAATGGCTTACGCCGAAAACTTGCGTACGTTCCGAAGAAGAAAAAGAAACAAAAATAA